A DNA window from Anastrepha ludens isolate Willacy chromosome 6, idAnaLude1.1, whole genome shotgun sequence contains the following coding sequences:
- the LOC128866082 gene encoding uncharacterized protein C6orf136 homolog produces the protein MASAIMSHVSYCIKLRPIRRITHQHATRLLYTLNDSCNNFDHSNIDGKKSKACHLESNCRNTRLFHSENVSYSKNINQPRLEDLDRVFRILQDTLPKLFVEPLDYSIYSPNLVFENNITGKQTIGLYHFVKQIALLRTVGHLKYAYVKFEVLKITKHPEDFTVRIRWRVRGISGLKVMFSFWKYKLWAMKEVFEEQEAWYDGFSVCYLGSDGLIHKHVVDRVMPDKNMQVVGPESGTTSLPTGSVAVTSPKL, from the coding sequence ATGGCATCGGCAATCATGTCTCACGTTTCTTATTGCATTAAATTACGACCAATACGAAGGATCACTCACCAGCATGCTACGAGATTGCTATATACATTAAATGACTCCTGCAACAATTTTGATCACTCCAACATCGATGGCAAAAAATCCAAAGCATGCCATCTAGAATCCAATTGTAGAAATACGCGCCTGTTTCACAGTGAAAATGTTTCATACTCAAAAAACATAAACCAACCTCGGTTAGAGGATCTTGATCGAGTTTTCAGAATTCTTCAAGACACTTTGCCTAAATTATTTGTGGAACCACTAGATTATTCCATCTACAGTCCTAATTTGGTGTTTGAAAATAACATTACAGGCAAGCAGACAATTGGGCTATACCATTTCGTAAAACAAATTGCTCTCCTACGTACGGTAGGGCATTTGAAATATGCCTATGTTAAATTCGAAGTGCTTAAAATTACAAAGCACCCCGAAGATTTTACTGTAAGAATTCGATGGAGAGTGCGGGGCATTTCCGGACTAAAAGTTATGTTTTCGTTTTGGAAATATAAACTTTGGGCAATGAAAGAGGTTTTCGAAGAACAGGAGGCTTGGTATGACGGTTTTTCAGTTTGTTATTTGGGATCTGATGGACTCATCCACAAACACGTTGTGGATAGAGTAATGCCGGATAAAAATATGCAAGTCGTAGGACCTGAATCTGGAACGACAAGTTTACCTACAGGTTCCGTGGCCGTTACATCACCGAAACTGTGA